One window from the genome of Dyella sp. A6 encodes:
- a CDS encoding tetratricopeptide repeat protein: MAMATMLLASCGIRSGYPNHVPTASLVEPGSSPHDNQDVYLQLIRKMQQQGAYYASLAHIDAYRLRYGSPPELRRLRADALRETGQDNAAAAVYRGLLHSDQAAAAWHGLGLIAARAGEHAQAEQDLQKAVYLDPIDAAYLSDLGYARLCAGHVTAAHEPLAKAAQLEPSDMQAMANLALWALLDGDPQQADAIMQGAKLPQASRDAIRRLATRLRITSSSTNASSTATVTPVSHSPRQIPVATGISGIPGGVLDRFGPTSSTQGTNP; encoded by the coding sequence ATGGCCATGGCCACGATGCTGCTCGCCAGCTGCGGCATTCGCAGCGGCTATCCCAACCACGTGCCGACGGCCAGCCTGGTGGAACCGGGCAGTTCGCCGCACGACAACCAGGACGTCTACCTGCAGCTGATCCGCAAGATGCAGCAGCAGGGAGCCTATTACGCTTCGCTGGCCCACATCGATGCGTACCGGCTCCGCTACGGCAGCCCACCCGAGCTTCGCCGCCTGCGTGCCGACGCCCTGCGCGAGACCGGCCAGGACAACGCCGCCGCGGCGGTTTATCGCGGCCTGCTGCACAGCGACCAGGCCGCCGCCGCCTGGCATGGCCTAGGCCTGATCGCCGCACGCGCAGGCGAACACGCGCAGGCCGAGCAGGACCTGCAGAAAGCGGTGTATCTCGACCCCATCGACGCCGCCTACCTCAGCGACCTCGGCTACGCGCGGCTGTGTGCCGGACATGTCACCGCCGCGCACGAGCCGCTGGCCAAGGCTGCGCAGTTGGAACCATCGGACATGCAGGCGATGGCCAACCTGGCGCTGTGGGCACTGCTGGACGGCGACCCTCAACAGGCCGACGCCATCATGCAGGGCGCCAAGCTGCCGCAAGCTTCCCGCGATGCGATCCGTCGCCTGGCGACACGTCTGCGCATCACATCGTCGAGCACCAATGCATCCTCGACGGCAACCGTCACCCCGGTTAGCCATTCGCCCCGGCAGATACCGGTAGCCACCGGGATATCCGGCATTCCGGGCGGCGTGCTCGACCGCTTCGGCCCGACTTCATCGACGCAAGGGACCAACCCATGA
- a CDS encoding CpaF family protein, giving the protein MRRDEDALNGAAHSVPFEQTQHFQDVLSAAHEFLLNRIEDQRLDIGSWSHDTVVKYVNTETTGFVQEWRIPVNETEMRKVADALVKELTGFGPLDDLLMDPEVEDILINGFDDVYVSRGGVLDREPGVRFSDNRHLLRIVRRILAPLGRRLDESNPMVDARLPNGGRLNAIIEPLSVTGPSISIRKFRKDPFTPDELLRRGTFDKAIHTLLQAAVLGRCNIMISGGTSSGKTSLLNALASFIPKNERVITIEDTAELSLNHPHVVRLESRLGSFDGDGAVNIRELVRNSLRMRPDRIIVGEVRGAEVLEMMQAMNTGHDGSMSTIHANSPRDALYRLEMLSGFAGFQGSENSLRRQIASAIDFIVQIARLSNGRRVISSIAEVTGVGDNIITTQEMYRHETFVDMEGTEHDRWPGLGFHPHTHKLEPFRQFLREGGGTLP; this is encoded by the coding sequence ATGCGTCGTGACGAGGACGCGCTGAACGGTGCGGCGCACAGCGTACCTTTCGAACAGACCCAGCACTTTCAGGATGTGCTGTCCGCCGCGCACGAATTCCTGCTCAACCGCATCGAGGACCAGCGGCTGGACATCGGCTCGTGGTCGCACGACACCGTGGTCAAGTACGTCAACACGGAGACCACGGGCTTCGTGCAGGAGTGGCGCATTCCGGTCAACGAGACCGAAATGCGCAAGGTCGCCGATGCCTTGGTGAAGGAGCTGACCGGCTTCGGTCCGCTCGATGACCTGCTGATGGACCCGGAGGTCGAGGACATCCTGATCAACGGCTTCGACGACGTGTACGTGTCGCGCGGCGGCGTGCTGGACCGCGAACCGGGCGTGCGCTTCAGCGACAACCGACACCTGCTGCGCATCGTGCGCCGCATCCTTGCACCGCTCGGTCGCCGACTCGACGAGTCGAACCCGATGGTCGATGCACGCCTGCCCAACGGCGGCCGTCTCAATGCGATCATCGAACCACTGTCGGTCACCGGCCCCAGCATCTCCATCCGCAAGTTCCGCAAGGACCCGTTCACGCCGGACGAGCTGCTCAGACGCGGCACCTTCGACAAGGCCATCCATACCCTGCTGCAGGCCGCCGTGCTGGGCCGCTGCAACATCATGATTTCGGGCGGCACCAGCTCGGGCAAAACCTCGCTGCTCAATGCTCTGGCCTCGTTCATCCCGAAAAACGAGCGCGTGATCACCATCGAGGACACCGCCGAGCTGTCGCTCAACCATCCGCACGTGGTCCGGCTGGAAAGCCGCCTCGGCAGTTTCGACGGCGACGGCGCGGTGAACATCCGCGAGCTGGTGCGCAACAGCCTGCGCATGCGCCCCGACCGCATCATCGTCGGCGAGGTGCGCGGCGCCGAGGTACTGGAAATGATGCAGGCGATGAACACCGGCCACGACGGCTCGATGTCCACCATCCATGCGAACTCGCCGCGCGATGCGCTCTACCGCCTGGAGATGCTTTCCGGCTTCGCCGGCTTCCAGGGCAGCGAGAACAGTCTGCGCCGGCAGATCGCCAGCGCGATCGACTTCATCGTCCAGATCGCACGGCTCAGCAATGGTCGCCGCGTGATCTCGTCCATCGCCGAGGTCACTGGCGTGGGCGACAACATCATCACCACCCAGGAAATGTATCGGCACGAGACCTTCGTGGACATGGAAGGCACCGAGCACGACCGCTGGCCCGGCCTGGGCTTCCACCCGCATACGCACAAGCTGGAGCCGTTCCGCCAGTTCCTGCGCGAAGGCGGCGGAACGTTGCCATGA
- a CDS encoding type II and III secretion system protein family protein, with translation MTFSWRMLTGILAGTVAVAAWGVPPSVAAAATPDVTLQLHEQRPWYLPASLERIAIADPSVVDVVRIRDSRHALLVGKHAGETTLLLWERGDASPQRLRIRVNGALQDQLQQGSGTHLAVQGHQAVLSGSTPTMLAHERALQAATTAAGAKGTVTDTSTVASGGVVQVDVKVVEFDKTALDEFGLGFSNKTLHNGFSFTSPGSSSSSTGSISSAFGLVLSHINGAHSWAADLNLLRGQGMARVLAEPTLVALSGQSASFLAGGELPIPEPQGLGTTTITYKKFGIGLTVTPTVLGPNRIALKVAPEASDLDYTNAVQLDGVAVPAITTRRADTTVELGDGETFVIGGLVSQNITSEVDKIPLLGDIPIIGAFFRDLKYSRQDKELVIMVTPHLVHPIARGTKLPLPGEHETAGDPSVWGQWLLTPAGPDQMPGFSR, from the coding sequence ATGACTTTTTCCTGGCGCATGCTGACCGGTATCCTGGCCGGCACGGTCGCCGTGGCGGCATGGGGCGTCCCGCCCAGCGTCGCCGCGGCGGCGACACCGGACGTGACCCTGCAACTGCACGAGCAACGCCCCTGGTACCTGCCGGCCAGTCTGGAACGCATCGCCATCGCCGATCCTTCGGTCGTCGACGTGGTCCGCATCCGCGACAGCCGGCATGCCCTGCTGGTCGGCAAGCATGCCGGCGAAACCACCCTGCTGCTGTGGGAACGCGGCGATGCTTCACCGCAACGCCTGCGTATCCGCGTGAACGGCGCACTGCAGGACCAGCTGCAGCAAGGCAGCGGCACCCACCTTGCCGTGCAGGGCCATCAGGCCGTGTTGAGCGGCAGCACCCCTACGATGCTTGCGCACGAACGCGCGCTGCAGGCGGCCACCACGGCTGCCGGCGCGAAAGGAACCGTCACCGATACCTCCACCGTCGCCAGCGGCGGAGTGGTGCAGGTGGACGTGAAGGTGGTGGAGTTCGACAAGACGGCGCTGGATGAATTCGGACTGGGCTTCAGCAACAAAACCCTGCACAACGGTTTCAGCTTCACCAGCCCGGGCTCCAGCAGCAGTTCCACCGGCAGTATTTCCTCGGCGTTCGGCCTCGTGCTGAGCCACATCAATGGCGCCCACAGCTGGGCCGCCGATCTGAACCTTCTCAGGGGACAAGGCATGGCGCGCGTGCTGGCCGAGCCTACCCTGGTGGCGTTGTCCGGCCAGAGCGCCAGCTTTCTGGCCGGTGGCGAATTGCCGATACCCGAGCCGCAGGGCCTGGGCACCACCACCATCACCTACAAGAAGTTCGGCATCGGCCTGACCGTGACACCCACCGTGCTGGGCCCGAACCGGATCGCGCTGAAGGTGGCGCCCGAGGCAAGCGACCTCGATTACACCAATGCCGTGCAACTGGACGGTGTTGCCGTACCCGCCATCACCACGCGCCGCGCGGACACCACGGTCGAGCTGGGTGATGGCGAGACCTTCGTGATCGGCGGCCTGGTCAGTCAGAACATTACTTCCGAAGTCGACAAGATCCCCCTGCTTGGCGACATCCCGATCATCGGCGCGTTCTTCCGCGACTTGAAATACAGCCGCCAGGACAAGGAGCTGGTGATCATGGTGACACCGCACCTGGTGCACCCCATCGCACGCGGCACCAAGCTGCCGCTGCCGGGCGAGCACGAGACAGCGGGCGATCCATCGGTATGGGGGCAGTGGCTGCTTACACCCGCCGGCCCGGACCAGATGCCCGGATTCTCCCGCTAG
- a CDS encoding type II secretion system F family protein — protein MTQVLALLSLVLLALAAAIELWWLGTARQQQQRSLAHIEQRLAGTPTVAAAPAKAVARRRRSDSLPTDNLCLRAGLPTGVRLPAIALALGLMLALFGWWRVSSAWAVPLMLGLYAAVVWLWLRTRIERLQKQLLRQLPDFLDGMVRLAGIGNSLPMAFQVTASSVQMPLRAVLDRAMLSVRAGNDLDQALQLASRPYRLQSLELLHVVLGTGMRMGGRADQILQRMSDFMRDLDQAQQELRAITSETRMSAWVLGLLPVAVATFMTLMHPTFFTPMFHHPLGQKILLIALVLELLGGFLLYRLAKSL, from the coding sequence ATGACCCAGGTGCTGGCGCTGCTGAGTCTGGTACTGCTCGCGCTCGCCGCGGCCATCGAGCTGTGGTGGCTCGGTACGGCGCGACAGCAGCAGCAGCGCAGCCTGGCGCATATCGAGCAGCGCCTGGCCGGCACGCCCACCGTTGCCGCCGCACCGGCAAAAGCGGTCGCCCGACGCCGCCGGAGCGATAGCCTGCCGACCGACAACCTCTGCCTGCGCGCCGGCCTACCGACCGGAGTGCGTCTGCCCGCCATTGCACTGGCGCTGGGCCTAATGCTGGCGCTGTTCGGCTGGTGGCGCGTCAGCAGCGCATGGGCCGTGCCGTTGATGCTGGGGCTTTACGCGGCGGTGGTCTGGTTATGGCTACGTACCCGCATCGAACGGCTGCAGAAACAGCTGCTGCGCCAGCTGCCCGACTTTCTCGACGGCATGGTCCGGCTTGCCGGGATCGGCAACAGCCTGCCGATGGCCTTCCAGGTAACCGCATCGTCGGTACAGATGCCGCTGCGAGCAGTGCTCGACCGGGCGATGCTGTCGGTACGCGCCGGCAACGATCTCGACCAGGCGCTGCAGCTGGCCTCCCGGCCGTACCGGCTGCAGTCGCTCGAACTGCTGCACGTGGTGCTGGGTACCGGCATGCGCATGGGCGGTCGCGCCGACCAGATCCTGCAGCGCATGAGCGATTTCATGCGCGACCTCGATCAGGCGCAGCAGGAACTGCGTGCCATCACATCCGAAACCCGCATGTCCGCCTGGGTCCTGGGCCTGCTGCCAGTGGCCGTGGCCACCTTCATGACGCTGATGCACCCGACTTTCTTCACGCCGATGTTCCACCATCCACTGGGGCAGAAGATCCTGCTGATCGCGCTGGTGCTGGAACTGCTCGGCGGCTTCCTGCTGTATCGCCTGGCCAAGTCGCTATGA
- a CDS encoding DUF3613 domain-containing protein, whose translation MPLMRQVMAFVALGLLPCTAVLAQQQPITGQMVDGAHAVAAPPATTPDAVAVPMQAMPAQVPVPSAAPAADMAVAPTSEPAQETDPDAIGYVTRRLLRMQVSGTHAGPALPMLGDEASAAYRRYMQSFSHPIPEFFETTVSKGGNGVR comes from the coding sequence ATGCCCCTCATGCGCCAGGTCATGGCGTTCGTCGCGCTGGGGCTGCTGCCATGCACGGCCGTACTTGCCCAGCAGCAGCCGATTACCGGACAGATGGTGGATGGCGCGCATGCGGTGGCCGCGCCGCCGGCCACCACGCCCGACGCCGTGGCCGTGCCAATGCAGGCCATGCCAGCGCAAGTCCCGGTCCCCAGTGCAGCCCCCGCCGCCGACATGGCCGTCGCCCCCACCTCCGAACCCGCCCAGGAAACCGACCCCGATGCCATCGGATACGTCACGCGCAGGCTCCTGCGCATGCAGGTCAGCGGCACCCACGCCGGCCCGGCCCTGCCGATGCTGGGCGATGAGGCCAGCGCCGCCTATCGCCGCTACATGCAGAGCTTCAGCCATCCGATCCCCGAGTTCTTCGAAACCACCGTCAGCAAGGGCGGCAACGGTGTCAGGTAG
- a CDS encoding type II secretion system F family protein, with protein MIETALLVLALIALACGALLFALAMMQRYRSGHQQTQVIERALQHKPLAEEAKPDPRSPWQRMLDAVQAIGRRFEGHGLGKALLAPEDRLLLDQANRNTAAGRATYLGFRLVLALLLPLTIGVWLHPAGVRGLCELLAALALGVLLPKFALHAWADRLRRQARDELPLLIDLLRLLQGVGFSMDQSLQTIAERFPSVLPVLGRELRDANTSYMHGRPRAQSLRRLAESFDNDDMRSLVQMIVQVHEHGGAVQEPLRQFADRLREQRKMSMKEKTGKLSVKMTVVMMLTLLPALMLVLAGPAVVALIGTMSRMGGH; from the coding sequence ATGATCGAGACGGCACTCCTTGTCCTCGCATTGATCGCCCTGGCCTGCGGCGCCCTGCTGTTCGCGCTGGCGATGATGCAGCGCTATCGCAGTGGGCATCAGCAGACGCAGGTGATCGAACGGGCGTTGCAGCACAAGCCGCTGGCCGAAGAAGCCAAGCCCGATCCGCGCAGCCCTTGGCAACGCATGCTGGATGCGGTGCAGGCGATCGGCCGCCGCTTCGAGGGTCATGGCCTGGGCAAGGCCCTGCTGGCACCAGAAGACCGCCTGCTGCTCGACCAAGCCAATCGCAACACCGCGGCCGGCCGGGCCACCTATCTCGGTTTTCGCCTGGTACTGGCTTTGCTGCTGCCGCTGACGATCGGCGTCTGGCTGCATCCGGCCGGCGTCCGCGGGCTGTGCGAGTTGCTCGCCGCGCTGGCGCTGGGCGTCCTGCTTCCGAAGTTTGCGCTGCACGCTTGGGCCGACCGTCTGCGCCGACAGGCACGCGATGAGCTGCCTCTACTGATCGATCTTCTGCGCCTGCTGCAGGGAGTCGGCTTCAGCATGGACCAGAGTCTGCAGACCATCGCCGAACGCTTTCCGAGCGTGCTCCCGGTGCTCGGGCGCGAACTGCGCGACGCCAATACGTCCTACATGCACGGTCGACCGCGCGCACAGTCGCTGCGCCGGCTGGCCGAATCGTTCGACAACGACGACATGCGCAGCCTGGTGCAGATGATCGTGCAGGTGCACGAGCACGGCGGCGCGGTGCAGGAGCCGCTGCGCCAGTTCGCCGACCGTCTGCGCGAACAGCGCAAGATGAGCATGAAGGAAAAGACCGGCAAGCTGTCGGTGAAGATGACCGTGGTGATGATGCTGACCCTGCTGCCCGCGCTGATGCTGGTACTGGCCGGACCGGCAGTGGTGGCGTTGATCGGCACGATGTCGCGCATGGGGGGACACTGA
- a CDS encoding fimbrial protein, with the protein MHAIASIFPLARQRADVKVLFYSPDEARAERLAARLHKLANVQWEDSRLFSPERWERQEHGQHLILLDYSPGHAQASTALASRLTALAPGLPLFGVGATTADNAAGVLAALRAGVLDFLDMDASDEDIRTLLEHALELPTNARAQGTQATRRRGQLILLLGVRPGVGTSTLAAHLGVQAMPPRNPTDKSGNSPADPAMEEPAARALLLDLGQPAGDTELYLGVVGEFHFSDALRNASRIDATLLRTALSRHSSRLAVLSQGTGKPLPAADAAEAGVLVDRLLDHMDLMLCDLGGLSAEQIPHALLQTADEIWLVAEQSIGAMVSLDARLRELERAGVRDHRLSLIVNRYDSECAVTAEQIAKRFDLTLLATLPSRMRALRGAASQGLLLHQLAPRDPYIRALAPLLARLRISTPRASAKSRWKKLIPLGGATRWKAK; encoded by the coding sequence ATGCATGCGATAGCGTCCATTTTTCCCCTTGCCAGACAGCGCGCCGACGTGAAGGTACTGTTCTACTCGCCGGATGAAGCGCGCGCGGAGCGGCTGGCGGCACGCCTGCACAAGCTGGCCAACGTGCAGTGGGAGGACAGCCGGCTGTTCTCGCCTGAGCGTTGGGAGCGCCAGGAACACGGGCAGCATCTGATCCTGCTGGATTACAGCCCCGGTCATGCCCAGGCATCGACCGCGCTGGCCAGCCGACTCACCGCACTGGCGCCCGGGCTTCCGCTGTTCGGCGTCGGCGCCACCACCGCCGACAATGCCGCCGGTGTGCTCGCGGCCCTGCGCGCCGGCGTGCTGGACTTCCTGGACATGGATGCCAGCGACGAGGACATCCGTACCCTGCTCGAACATGCGCTGGAACTGCCGACCAACGCACGTGCGCAGGGTACCCAGGCAACCCGCCGTCGCGGGCAGCTGATCCTGCTGCTGGGCGTTCGTCCCGGCGTAGGTACCAGCACCCTGGCCGCGCACCTGGGCGTACAGGCCATGCCACCGCGCAACCCGACGGACAAATCCGGCAACAGCCCGGCAGACCCGGCTATGGAGGAACCGGCCGCACGGGCCCTGCTGCTGGACCTTGGCCAGCCGGCGGGTGACACCGAGCTGTATCTCGGCGTGGTCGGCGAATTCCATTTCAGCGATGCGCTGCGCAATGCCAGCCGCATCGATGCCACCCTGCTGCGGACGGCGCTGTCGAGGCATTCCAGCCGCCTGGCGGTGCTTTCGCAGGGTACCGGCAAGCCGCTGCCAGCCGCGGATGCGGCCGAGGCCGGCGTACTTGTCGATCGCCTGCTCGACCACATGGACCTGATGCTGTGCGATCTGGGCGGCCTGTCCGCGGAACAGATTCCGCATGCCCTGCTGCAGACGGCTGACGAGATCTGGCTGGTTGCCGAACAGAGCATCGGCGCGATGGTCTCGCTGGACGCGCGCCTGCGCGAACTGGAGCGTGCGGGCGTGCGCGACCATCGCCTGTCGCTGATCGTCAACCGCTACGACAGCGAGTGCGCGGTCACCGCCGAACAGATCGCGAAACGCTTCGACCTGACCCTGCTGGCCACGCTGCCCAGCCGCATGCGCGCACTGCGCGGCGCCGCCAGTCAGGGCCTGTTGCTGCACCAGCTCGCGCCGCGCGATCCGTATATACGCGCCCTGGCGCCCTTGCTCGCCCGACTGCGTATCAGCACGCCGCGCGCATCGGCCAAGTCGCGCTGGAAGAAATTGATTCCGCTTGGGGGAGCTACCCGATGGAAAGCCAAATGA